In Cynocephalus volans isolate mCynVol1 chromosome 3, mCynVol1.pri, whole genome shotgun sequence, one DNA window encodes the following:
- the AKAP5 gene encoding A-kinase anchor protein 5: protein METTVSEIQVESKDEKRSAEVSLQDERQEEKASMLCFKRRKKAVKALKPKAGSEAADVARKCPPEAGASDQPQPPGGAWASIRRLVTGRKRSDSSKKQKALEAEVQSEVNAEDVDLSKKKTKSRLKIPCIKFSRGAKRGYHSKITEDSDCSIKVQGEAESLDRQAQTQSNDQATKAKWAQELTEGISQKDGDEVCESNVNYSITSGENVISVELGLDNGHSAIQTGILILEKESETIEVKQDVQPQQASPLKISETDHQQPVISDVSPSPAIPDQQTVEETSSSILEHGPNWKDYESREIVAESNKPKETELSQEPDVKENGINAEKPKLEESKKMEPIAIIITDTEISEFDVKKSKNVPKQFLISIENEQVEFFSNDSGFEGRTSEQYETLLIETASSLVKNAIQLSIEQLVNEMVSDDNKINNLLQ from the coding sequence ATGGAGACCACGGTTTCTGAAATTCAAGTAGAAAGCAAGGATGAGAAGAGATCAGCAGAAGTTAGTCTTCAGGATGAGAGGCAGGAGGAAAAAGCATCCATGCTTTGcttcaagagaagaaagaaagccGTCAAAGCACTGAAGCCCAAAGCTGGCTCTGAAGCTGCGGATGTGGCAAGGAAGTGTCCCCCAGAAGCAGGAGCTTCTGATCAGCCACAGCCCCCAGGAGGGGCCTGGGCCTCAATCAGACGTCTTGTAACAGGCAGGAAAAGGTCAGATTCTTCAAAGAAGCAAAAGGCACTTGAAGCTGAAGTACAAAGTGAAGTAAATGCTGAGGATGTGGATCTTtcgaagaaaaagacaaaatccaGACTTAAGATTCCCTGCATAAAATTTTCAAGAGGGGCAAAAAGGGGTTATCATTCCAAAATTACAGAAGACTCAGACTGCAGCATCAAAGTCCAGGGAGAGGCTGAAAGTTTGGATAGACAAGCTCAGACCCAATCAAATGATCAGGCGACAAAGGCTAAGTGGGCCCAGGAACTCACTGAAGGCATCTCACAGAAAGATGGTGATGAGGTCTGTGAATCAAATGTGAACTACAGCATAACTTCTGGAGAGAATGTGATTTCAGTAGAACTTGGATTAGATAATGGGCATTCTGCTATTCAAACAGGAATTCTAATCCTTGAAAAAGAATCTGAAACAATTGAGGTAAAACAAGATGTTCAACCTCAGCAAGCAAGCCCacttaaaatttcagaaacagacCATCAGCAACCAGTGATTTCTGATGTTTCTCCTTCACCTGCAATCCCAGATCAGCAAACTGTGGAAGAAACCAGTAGCAGTATCCTAGAACATGGACCAAATTGGAAAGACTATGAAAGTAGAGAGATTGTAGCTGAATCGAATAAGCCAAAAGAAACTGAACTGAGCCAGGAACCAGATGTTAAAGAAAATGGGATCAATGCAGAGAAACCCAAAttggaagaaagcaaaaaaatggagccaattgctattattattacagaCACTGAAATCAGTGAATTTGATGTTAAGAAATCTAAAAATGTCCCTAAGCAATTCTTAATTTCAATCGAAAATGAGCAAGTAGAGTTTTTTTCTAATGACAGTGGTTTTGAGGGTAGAACTTCAGAACAATACGAAACACTCTTAATAGAAACAGCTTCTTCACTCGTGAAGAATGCTATCCAGTTGTCTATAGAACAGCTGGTTAATGAAATGGTCTctgatgataataaaataaacaatcttCTACAGTGA